A region of Candidatus Leptovillus gracilis DNA encodes the following proteins:
- a CDS encoding GDP-mannose 4,6-dehydratase encodes MSDFWQDKHVFITGCSGLMGSWLTAELAAQGARVVGLIRNHTNETQLNRSGIINQIDVVQGNVCDYELMERTLADYEIDTVFHLAAQTQVGTANRVPMPTFETNIKGTWVMLEAARRNPSIQRIVVASSDKAYGTHTSLPYREDTPLQGQHPYDVSKSCADLIARTYAHTYGLPVTVTRCANLYGGGDLNWNRIVPGTIRSVLRGEQPIIRSDGTMRRDYIFIKDVVSGCLQVAEAMHRPEVQGRAFNLGIDNPVSVLEMVQTIIRLAGNTAVQPIILDEVQHEIQNQYLCSEKARQVLGWQPVYSLETGLTETITWYRQFLQ; translated from the coding sequence GCTGACGGCCGAATTAGCCGCCCAGGGGGCGCGCGTCGTTGGGCTGATTCGCAATCACACCAACGAGACGCAGCTCAACCGCAGCGGCATCATCAACCAGATTGATGTGGTGCAGGGCAACGTGTGCGATTACGAGTTGATGGAACGGACGCTGGCCGATTATGAGATAGACACAGTATTCCATCTGGCGGCGCAAACCCAGGTGGGCACAGCCAACCGCGTGCCCATGCCCACGTTCGAGACCAACATCAAAGGTACGTGGGTGATGTTGGAGGCGGCCCGGCGCAATCCCAGCATCCAACGCATTGTGGTCGCCAGCAGCGACAAGGCGTATGGAACCCATACCAGCCTGCCCTATCGCGAAGACACCCCACTACAAGGCCAACACCCCTACGACGTCTCTAAAAGCTGCGCCGACCTTATTGCCCGGACGTATGCCCACACCTACGGCCTCCCGGTAACAGTAACCCGCTGCGCCAACCTGTATGGCGGCGGTGACCTGAATTGGAACCGCATCGTGCCTGGGACCATTCGCAGTGTCTTGCGAGGGGAACAGCCCATCATCCGCTCCGACGGCACCATGCGCCGCGACTACATCTTCATCAAAGATGTGGTGAGCGGCTGCTTGCAGGTGGCTGAAGCGATGCACCGGCCAGAAGTGCAGGGGCGGGCATTTAATTTGGGTATTGACAACCCAGTTTCGGTTTTGGAGATGGTGCAGACGATTATACGGTTGGCGGGTAACACGGCCGTGCAGCCCATTATTCTGGATGAGGTGCAGCATGAGATTCAGAACCAATACCTGTGTTCGGAAAAAGCGCGGCAGGTGTTGGGTTGGCAGCCCGTCTACAGCCTGGAAACAGGCCTGACAGAGACAATAACCTGGTATCGCCAGTTTTTGCAATAA
- a CDS encoding NAD(P)-dependent oxidoreductase, with translation MRVLVTGATGFIGRLLVPQLVARKDTAVTLLLLENQSGAPLPPPLNQLRPQFHVVYADLRNFQLTLRAVQEAQPDNVIHLAAAGTTNPFLPVEQALRHNVTGALNLIRACFEKTAVTHQLIMARTPGERSAMNTYAASKAAAWQFARMYGRTQGWPIHGGMVFQAYGPGQPERAFVPAAFRAALAGEDFPMTAGAQQRDWIFGADVAAGLTAMLDAPLEPGTTVELGTGQATPLADVAQLIYDVAGCGGRPLPNALPSRPGEEASQIANAEQTAGQIHWQAATSLSQGLRALYSQIKTGAG, from the coding sequence ATGCGCGTTTTAGTCACCGGGGCGACCGGATTCATCGGCCGTTTGCTTGTGCCGCAGTTGGTGGCGCGAAAGGACACGGCCGTTACCCTACTCCTTCTGGAAAACCAAAGCGGCGCACCCCTGCCGCCGCCACTCAACCAGCTTCGCCCCCAATTTCACGTGGTCTACGCCGATTTGCGCAACTTCCAGCTCACCTTACGCGCCGTGCAAGAGGCCCAGCCCGACAACGTGATCCATCTGGCCGCCGCCGGGACGACCAACCCCTTTTTGCCGGTAGAGCAAGCCCTGCGCCACAACGTGACCGGCGCGCTGAATCTAATCCGCGCCTGTTTTGAAAAAACGGCCGTCACCCACCAACTCATCATGGCCCGCACGCCGGGCGAACGCAGCGCCATGAACACCTACGCCGCCAGCAAGGCGGCCGCCTGGCAGTTCGCCCGCATGTACGGCCGTACCCAGGGCTGGCCCATTCATGGCGGCATGGTCTTCCAGGCCTATGGCCCCGGCCAGCCGGAGCGCGCCTTCGTGCCGGCCGCCTTTCGGGCGGCGCTGGCCGGCGAGGATTTTCCGATGACGGCCGGCGCGCAGCAGCGCGATTGGATTTTTGGCGCAGACGTGGCTGCCGGGTTGACGGCGATGCTGGACGCGCCTTTAGAGCCAGGAACGACGGTAGAATTAGGCACGGGGCAGGCCACTCCGTTGGCCGACGTGGCCCAATTGATTTATGACGTGGCGGGGTGTGGGGGACGGCCGCTGCCCAACGCCTTACCTTCCCGTCCCGGTGAAGAAGCCAGCCAGATTGCCAACGCGGAGCAAACGGCCGGGCAAATCCACTGGCAGGCCGCCACCTCCTTATCTCAGGGATTGCGCGCCCTCTACAGCCAAATAAAAACCGGCGCTGGGTAA
- a CDS encoding Hsp20/alpha crystallin family protein, with the protein MSDEREFAVEKEEMETPVGVETTRTGRTYVPRIDIIERNDGIQLLADLPGVDENSLDIVLENDQLTIQGFVEWERPSGYDLAHVEYGVGNFRRAFKLSDQVDQNGITATIKHGVLQLHMPVSSGPKTRKIAVQAVA; encoded by the coding sequence ATGTCTGATGAACGTGAATTTGCTGTAGAAAAAGAAGAAATGGAAACACCGGTCGGCGTCGAGACGACGCGCACTGGGCGTACCTATGTGCCGCGCATTGACATCATCGAACGTAACGATGGCATTCAACTCCTGGCCGACTTGCCCGGCGTGGATGAAAATTCGCTGGACATCGTGCTGGAGAACGACCAGTTGACGATTCAAGGGTTTGTGGAATGGGAACGGCCGTCTGGTTATGACCTGGCCCACGTGGAATATGGCGTCGGTAATTTTCGCCGCGCCTTTAAATTATCGGACCAGGTAGACCAGAATGGCATCACGGCGACCATTAAACATGGCGTCTTGCAGCTGCACATGCCCGTTTCCAGCGGCCCCAAAACGCGCAAAATTGCTGTGCAGGCCGTCGCTTAA
- a CDS encoding Hsp20/alpha crystallin family protein, protein MWLRHHDRNSIWQEMEKMRQQLDRVSDGLTGRIVPSFPALNVWSNADGLLVTAEIPGVEPSDLDIAIVNKTLTLSGKREPASLDDGARYHRRERGCGQFSRTIELPYRVESDQVEATFKNGVLTIALPRAEEEKPRRIVVQAV, encoded by the coding sequence ATGTGGCTGCGACACCATGATAGAAATTCAATTTGGCAAGAGATGGAAAAAATGCGCCAACAGTTGGACCGCGTGTCTGATGGCCTGACCGGTCGGATTGTGCCCTCTTTTCCGGCGCTGAACGTCTGGTCTAATGCCGATGGGCTGTTGGTAACGGCCGAAATTCCCGGCGTGGAGCCATCTGACCTGGACATTGCCATCGTTAACAAAACCCTGACGCTGAGCGGCAAACGGGAACCGGCATCGCTGGATGACGGTGCGCGTTATCATCGGCGGGAACGAGGCTGTGGGCAGTTTAGCCGGACCATTGAACTGCCGTATCGCGTCGAATCGGATCAGGTGGAAGCGACATTTAAGAATGGCGTGTTAACCATCGCCTTGCCCCGCGCGGAAGAGGAAAAGCCGCGCCGGATTGTGGTTCAGGCGGTATAA
- a CDS encoding PD40 domain-containing protein translates to MNESDMWPSEESEETAAPELFLPALPVFDFADDELPVYAAPDIAPGAAFADESAAKRRSCWFVGVVGIMVLSLLASSIVSAVWLIGEWRSSTAVTPTTNPSLAPGRIAYINQNGQVVTMDPDGENGRLLTNSSSRHQFPAWSPDGQHLAVIGSSSILLLADDAATAPISLYNNRAQNPFYLYWSPNGRLLSFLTNDPQHGIGLRLLQTDEPQQDRLLATGSPFYWNWTADSSQMLIHTGFTGDEARLALLNTDSFDNAQEIAAPGFFQAPGISANGRYWAYAEDRGDGTSWLVVTDQQSGDRWLERHAGMVALGWSPVGDKLAFTSSIRERSATFWGPLRLFDAASGETRLLSAATVLGFFWSPDGRYLATISTGGSNNDFGTNAANAGDGRRPILAKPNPQAEAHPFNLTVINVETGEEKQLLNFTPSALFISQFLPFFDQYALSHRIWSPNSDAVVLAVLEEGRSQIKVVPTDGRSIITLGRGDMPFWSAGQPLP, encoded by the coding sequence ATGAATGAATCTGACATGTGGCCGTCTGAAGAATCTGAAGAAACCGCAGCGCCGGAATTATTTCTGCCGGCGCTGCCGGTTTTTGATTTCGCCGACGATGAACTGCCGGTGTATGCCGCGCCGGACATTGCCCCCGGCGCGGCTTTTGCTGACGAATCTGCGGCGAAACGGCGCAGTTGTTGGTTTGTGGGGGTAGTCGGGATCATGGTTTTGAGTTTGCTGGCTTCCAGCATTGTCAGCGCGGTTTGGCTGATTGGCGAGTGGCGCAGCAGCACGGCCGTTACCCCCACCACCAACCCCTCCCTGGCCCCCGGCCGTATCGCCTACATCAACCAAAACGGCCAGGTTGTCACCATGGACCCGGACGGCGAAAACGGCCGTCTGCTTACCAACAGCAGCAGCCGCCACCAATTCCCAGCCTGGTCGCCAGACGGCCAACACCTGGCTGTCATTGGCAGCAGTTCCATCCTCCTGTTGGCCGATGACGCGGCCACGGCGCCCATCAGCCTCTATAACAACCGGGCGCAAAACCCCTTTTACCTGTATTGGTCGCCCAACGGCCGTTTGCTCAGTTTCCTCACCAACGACCCGCAGCATGGCATTGGCCTGCGCCTGCTGCAAACCGACGAACCACAACAAGACCGCCTGCTGGCGACTGGCAGCCCCTTCTATTGGAATTGGACGGCCGACAGCAGCCAGATGCTCATCCACACCGGTTTCACCGGCGACGAAGCCCGGCTGGCCCTGCTAAATACAGACAGCTTCGACAACGCCCAAGAGATTGCCGCGCCAGGCTTTTTCCAGGCGCCAGGCATTTCGGCCAACGGCCGTTACTGGGCCTATGCCGAAGACCGGGGCGACGGCACAAGCTGGCTAGTGGTGACAGACCAACAAAGCGGCGACCGCTGGTTGGAACGGCACGCCGGCATGGTTGCCCTGGGTTGGAGTCCGGTGGGCGATAAATTGGCCTTCACCAGCAGCATCCGCGAACGCAGCGCCACCTTTTGGGGGCCACTGCGCCTCTTCGACGCCGCCAGCGGCGAGACCCGTTTGCTCAGCGCGGCGACGGTGCTGGGCTTTTTCTGGTCGCCAGACGGCCGTTACCTGGCAACCATCAGCACCGGCGGCAGCAACAACGATTTTGGGACCAACGCCGCCAACGCGGGCGACGGCCGTCGCCCCATCCTCGCCAAACCCAACCCCCAGGCCGAAGCCCATCCATTCAACCTGACGGTCATCAACGTGGAGACTGGGGAAGAAAAACAACTCCTCAACTTCACCCCTTCGGCCCTATTCATCAGCCAATTCTTGCCCTTTTTTGACCAATACGCCCTCAGCCACCGCATCTGGTCGCCCAACAGCGACGCCGTGGTATTGGCCGTGTTGGAAGAAGGACGCAGCCAGATCAAAGTGGTTCCCACTGACGGCCGTTCTATCATCACGCTGGGGCGCGGCGATATGCCGTTTTGGAGCGCCGGTCAGCCGCTGCCTTAG
- a CDS encoding alpha/beta fold hydrolase: MMAAPRIIAILGLLGLMGSLLVGCTPAAPTTALPTLMATAVFPTPTAVLPVGVLPGTYTPAPPPTSAPIATIWPTTTPPPTAKPGASPDATPGASPDATPIVNPFAGLTIDELTARPYGGSPLQIVESLGELPGFNRSLISYVSDGLTVYGFMNTPPGTGPLPVVIVLHGYVDPAEYQVLAYTTPYADAFAKAGYLVIHPNYRSYPPSDSGPNLFRVGYAIDTLNLIAAIKQQAGQPGPLARADANAIYLFGHSMGGGIALRVLTVSQDVRAAALYGSMSGDERRNFARIWEWSGGADGRIELDTADELVWQISPANYLERIQTPISLHHGLDDGVVPSIWSDQLCEALRALGKTVECLHYPGQLHNFDSAAQQRLLRNVRDFFGRN, encoded by the coding sequence TTGATGGCCGCGCCGCGTATCATTGCAATCCTGGGCCTGTTGGGGTTGATGGGCAGTCTGCTGGTCGGCTGCACGCCAGCAGCGCCGACCACTGCCCTGCCGACGTTAATGGCGACGGCCGTTTTCCCGACGCCGACGGCCGTTTTGCCGGTTGGCGTTTTGCCGGGCACGTACACACCCGCCCCACCGCCGACGAGCGCGCCCATCGCCACCATCTGGCCGACGACCACACCACCCCCTACAGCCAAGCCTGGCGCTTCGCCAGACGCCACGCCTGGCGCTTCGCCAGACGCCACGCCCATCGTTAATCCTTTTGCCGGACTAACCATTGACGAACTGACCGCACGGCCGTATGGCGGCAGCCCGCTGCAAATTGTCGAAAGCCTGGGCGAACTGCCCGGCTTCAACCGCAGCCTCATCAGCTATGTCAGCGATGGCCTGACCGTTTATGGCTTCATGAACACCCCGCCGGGCACAGGGCCGCTGCCGGTGGTCATTGTGCTGCACGGCTACGTAGACCCGGCCGAATACCAGGTATTGGCCTACACCACGCCCTACGCCGACGCCTTCGCCAAAGCGGGGTATCTGGTCATTCACCCCAATTATCGCAGCTACCCGCCGTCAGATTCTGGTCCCAATTTGTTTCGCGTTGGCTACGCCATAGACACACTGAACCTCATCGCCGCCATCAAGCAGCAGGCGGGGCAGCCCGGCCCTCTGGCTCGGGCAGACGCCAACGCCATCTACCTGTTTGGGCACAGCATGGGCGGGGGCATCGCTTTGCGGGTGCTAACCGTCAGCCAGGACGTGCGCGCCGCCGCCTTGTACGGCTCCATGAGCGGCGACGAGCGGCGCAACTTTGCGCGAATTTGGGAATGGTCTGGTGGGGCAGACGGCCGTATCGAACTGGACACCGCCGACGAACTGGTCTGGCAAATCTCGCCCGCCAACTACCTGGAGCGCATCCAGACGCCCATCAGCCTGCATCATGGATTGGACGATGGCGTGGTCCCGTCTATCTGGTCGGACCAGTTGTGTGAAGCGCTGCGGGCGTTGGGCAAAACGGTGGAATGCCTGCATTACCCCGGCCAACTCCATAACTTCGACAGCGCCGCCCAACAACGCCTGCTGCGCAATGTCCGCGATTTTTTTGGCAGGAATTAA
- a CDS encoding universal stress protein, which produces MKLKKILLPLDGSDLAERVALPAARLAEGVGTELVLLTVVAPTVNHSPQDPVARAVQTEPYEAGLYLKSMRSRILPLTLQVETAVRSGLPAQEIIRYVQENGVDLIIMTTHGRSGLTRWSFGRTAEKVVRRAPCPTVIMRSQQQIIPDQIKRILVPLDGSALAEQVLAPTFYIASGLKAEVILLQVMEAGPLQPEGRAPEAEKLASMYAYLESIRQRLQARGIQAQAEVLVGPVADKIVDFADANQIDLIVLSNLGSSGLQMWMFGSVAERVMKGAHCTTMIIRQPNPNLKRDEVFTDD; this is translated from the coding sequence ATGAAGTTAAAAAAAATTTTACTCCCATTAGATGGTTCAGACCTGGCCGAGCGGGTGGCGCTGCCGGCGGCGCGGTTGGCAGAAGGGGTGGGGACGGAACTTGTTCTATTGACGGTGGTGGCTCCGACCGTAAACCATTCCCCGCAGGACCCGGTGGCGCGGGCGGTGCAGACAGAACCTTATGAAGCCGGGCTGTATTTAAAATCTATGCGCAGCCGGATTTTGCCGTTGACGCTTCAGGTGGAAACGGCCGTGCGCTCCGGCCTACCCGCCCAGGAAATCATTCGCTATGTTCAAGAAAATGGCGTGGACCTGATTATCATGACGACGCACGGCCGTTCCGGGCTGACCCGCTGGTCGTTTGGCCGAACCGCCGAAAAAGTAGTGCGGCGCGCTCCCTGTCCCACCGTCATCATGCGCAGCCAACAACAGATCATTCCCGATCAAATCAAACGCATTTTGGTCCCCCTGGATGGTTCCGCCCTGGCCGAGCAGGTGTTGGCCCCGACTTTTTACATAGCTTCTGGGCTAAAAGCCGAAGTCATTTTGCTCCAGGTGATGGAGGCTGGCCCCTTGCAGCCGGAAGGCCGCGCGCCCGAGGCTGAAAAGTTGGCCTCAATGTATGCTTACCTGGAATCAATCCGGCAGCGTTTGCAGGCCAGGGGCATCCAGGCCCAGGCAGAAGTTCTGGTAGGGCCGGTAGCTGATAAGATCGTAGATTTTGCCGACGCCAACCAGATCGATCTGATTGTGTTATCAAACCTCGGGTCTTCTGGCTTGCAGATGTGGATGTTTGGCAGTGTCGCCGAGCGGGTGATGAAGGGCGCACATTGCACGACCATGATCATTCGCCAGCCTAACCCCAATTTGAAACGAGACGAAGTTTTCACTGATGATTGA
- a CDS encoding pilus assembly protein — protein MLFLPHEDGQGMTEYGITIVLVAIIIVAILTLLGPQIGNMFSRITGGFPD, from the coding sequence ATGTTATTTCTGCCGCATGAAGATGGGCAGGGCATGACCGAGTATGGGATTACCATCGTCTTAGTAGCCATTATCATCGTAGCTATTTTAACCCTTCTTGGCCCGCAAATCGGCAATATGTTTAGTCGAATTACAGGAGGATTCCCAGATTAA
- a CDS encoding zinc ribbon domain-containing protein has translation MTIPGLETITSFLTIVAAVMGALLAALWLSLVIWAFRDMRSRSRDPFAQILAALVVAALPFVGLIIYFILRPPETLAEAYERALEEEALLQEIEERPSCPGCSRTIDANWILCPYCHTRLRKACPDCHSLMELSWNLCPFCGNQHIDLYHVPLPTTEANPTHLPDFVAPADESSPNTLADESDEPTAVSPALENQPDT, from the coding sequence ATGACAATTCCCGGTCTGGAAACGATCACCTCATTTCTGACAATTGTAGCGGCCGTGATGGGCGCGCTGTTGGCGGCGCTGTGGCTCAGCCTGGTGATTTGGGCTTTTCGGGACATGCGCTCGCGGTCGCGGGACCCATTCGCCCAAATTTTGGCGGCGTTGGTGGTGGCGGCGCTGCCCTTTGTGGGCCTCATCATCTACTTTATCCTGCGCCCGCCAGAAACGCTGGCCGAAGCTTACGAACGTGCCCTGGAAGAGGAAGCGCTGCTGCAAGAAATCGAAGAACGGCCGTCTTGCCCTGGCTGCTCGCGGACCATTGACGCCAACTGGATTCTGTGTCCCTACTGCCACACGCGCCTGCGTAAAGCCTGCCCCGACTGCCACTCGCTCATGGAACTATCGTGGAACCTGTGTCCGTTTTGCGGCAACCAACATATAGACCTGTACCACGTGCCGCTGCCAACCACAGAAGCGAACCCCACCCATCTACCAGACTTTGTGGCTCCCGCAGACGAATCATCGCCCAACACCCTGGCAGATGAAAGCGATGAACCAACGGCCGTTTCCCCTGCCCTGGAAAATCAACCAGACACGTAA
- a CDS encoding STAS domain-containing protein, translated as MLAKLRPSLNFGVLFKPALYYLARPLRLFQTYDSANLRPDLIAGITVAVILLPQAIAFAVIAELPPQMGIYAAIMGAVFAALWGSSNQSHTGPANAISLLVFSSLSGVVAVGSDDYIVAAGMVAVMAGLFQLLMGLARLGILVNFVSHSVIVGFASGAGILIAILQLKPLLGLQFTDQSIVQNISMIVTRLPEIHGPTAVIGIGAMMLMIILRRINRKWPGALISMIIASIIVYIFRLDESGVSVIGQLPRQLPPLAELPWLNLRLITQLSPGALAIGAIGLVETAAITRSMAVQTGQRLDSNQEFVGQGMANTAAGIFSGFPVACSFSRAAINLESGARSPMSAIFSAIFVVIAMFFVGPLAAYLPRAALAGVLIVTSYGMIDQAEIRRIWQGAAGDAGIMVITLFGTLLLSIEFAVLLGILFSFALYVLRTSTPRVHAVIPDATFKHFTYQPDREPCPQLNIIEILGDLYFGAVNHVEEIILHHLDRHPEQRFLMLRMHSVNHADFSGIHMLESLVRTFRERGGDVFLVRVSHPVMKIMASTGFDNYLGATNFLEDDNAIAYLFYHKLDPAICIYECPWRVFAECQNLPKRTDLIGIPKLQETPENTVKTITPQWLWQALHGPTRRPLTIWDVREPREFSRGHIPEAQLLPLADVLAAGEQETAVAPDAPLILVCRQGRRSRRAAYALQQRGFNNVQVLEGGMVAWEAAGLLEAVEL; from the coding sequence ATGCTTGCCAAACTTAGACCCAGTCTGAACTTTGGCGTGTTGTTTAAGCCGGCGCTGTATTATTTGGCACGGCCGTTACGCCTGTTCCAAACATATGACTCCGCCAACCTCCGCCCCGATCTGATCGCCGGCATTACCGTTGCCGTTATCCTGCTGCCGCAAGCCATCGCCTTCGCCGTCATCGCCGAACTGCCGCCGCAAATGGGCATTTACGCCGCCATCATGGGCGCCGTCTTTGCCGCGCTGTGGGGGTCTTCCAACCAGTCGCACACCGGCCCGGCCAATGCCATCTCGCTGCTCGTCTTTTCCTCTCTGTCCGGCGTCGTCGCCGTTGGTTCCGATGATTACATAGTAGCCGCGGGTATGGTCGCCGTGATGGCCGGCCTCTTCCAACTGTTGATGGGGCTGGCCCGATTGGGCATTCTGGTCAACTTTGTCTCTCACTCGGTCATCGTAGGCTTTGCGTCTGGGGCGGGCATCCTCATTGCCATTTTGCAGCTCAAGCCGCTGTTAGGCTTGCAGTTCACCGATCAATCTATCGTGCAGAACATCAGCATGATTGTTACCCGACTGCCGGAAATACACGGGCCAACGGCCGTTATCGGCATCGGCGCGATGATGCTGATGATCATCCTGCGCCGCATCAACCGCAAATGGCCCGGCGCGCTGATCAGCATGATCATCGCCTCCATCATCGTCTACATTTTCAGACTCGACGAATCAGGCGTCAGCGTCATTGGACAGCTTCCCCGGCAGCTTCCCCCGTTGGCCGAACTGCCCTGGCTCAACTTGCGGCTCATCACCCAATTGTCGCCCGGCGCGCTGGCAATTGGGGCCATTGGTCTGGTGGAAACGGCGGCCATCACCCGCTCAATGGCTGTGCAGACCGGCCAAAGGTTAGACAGCAACCAGGAATTTGTCGGGCAAGGCATGGCCAACACCGCAGCCGGCATCTTCTCCGGCTTTCCCGTCGCCTGCTCTTTTTCGCGCGCGGCCATCAACTTGGAATCTGGTGCGCGCAGCCCGATGTCGGCCATTTTTTCCGCAATTTTTGTCGTTATTGCCATGTTTTTTGTGGGGCCGCTGGCCGCTTACCTGCCGCGCGCCGCCCTGGCTGGCGTGTTGATTGTCACCTCTTATGGCATGATCGATCAGGCAGAAATTCGGCGCATCTGGCAAGGCGCGGCCGGCGACGCCGGCATCATGGTCATCACCCTCTTCGGCACGCTGCTCCTTTCCATTGAATTTGCCGTCTTGTTGGGCATTTTGTTTTCCTTTGCCCTCTACGTCTTGCGCACCAGCACCCCCAGAGTCCATGCCGTCATCCCCGACGCCACATTTAAGCACTTCACCTATCAACCAGACAGAGAGCCATGTCCTCAGCTCAATATCATCGAGATTTTGGGCGACTTATATTTTGGCGCAGTCAACCACGTAGAGGAGATCATTCTCCACCACCTGGACAGGCATCCCGAACAGCGTTTTCTGATGCTGCGGATGCACAGCGTCAATCACGCCGACTTCAGCGGCATCCATATGTTGGAATCGCTGGTGCGCACGTTTCGGGAGCGAGGTGGTGATGTGTTTCTGGTGCGGGTGTCGCATCCGGTGATGAAGATCATGGCTTCTACCGGATTTGACAACTATTTGGGCGCAACGAATTTCCTGGAAGATGACAACGCGATTGCCTACTTGTTCTACCACAAACTAGATCCGGCCATCTGCATTTATGAATGTCCCTGGCGCGTGTTTGCCGAATGCCAGAACCTACCCAAACGCACCGACCTGATTGGCATCCCCAAACTGCAAGAAACGCCGGAAAACACGGTAAAGACCATCACGCCGCAGTGGCTCTGGCAGGCGCTGCATGGACCAACCAGACGGCCGCTGACCATTTGGGACGTGCGCGAACCGCGTGAATTTAGCCGGGGGCACATTCCAGAGGCCCAGCTATTGCCTTTGGCCGATGTTTTGGCTGCCGGCGAGCAGGAAACGGCCGTTGCCCCCGATGCCCCCCTCATCCTTGTCTGTCGCCAGGGCCGCCGCAGCCGGCGGGCAGCCTATGCGCTGCAACAACGGGGGTTTAACAACGTGCAGGTGCTGGAAGGTGGAATGGTCGCCTGGGAAGCGGCCGGTCTGTTAGAGGCAGTTGAGCTATGA
- the glpX gene encoding class II fructose-bisphosphatase, translating to MNTTLSTRNIGLDLIRVTETAALAAGHWLGSGDHRAAHRAATRAMASALDTLDMDGRIVIGEERQMNGRSLLASGQKVGNGDGPEVDLAVDPIDGTNLLIKGRPGAISVVGITPRGTLWSPGPAAYMEKIIVGQEAASALVRECLDAPAAWTLALIARVKSKAVRDLTVVVLDRPRNEPLIQEVRNTGAHILLKDEGDAEGALVTLSPGTGVDILMGIGGAQQGVLAACAVKAMNGGMLARLAPQTAEERHEVEAAGLDAKKIMTCSELVRTDEIFFAATGITDSALLPAMRFSSNVAETYSLLIRSETGTRRFIHAEHGMRVKP from the coding sequence ATGAATACGACACTTTCAACCCGTAACATTGGTTTAGACCTGATTCGCGTCACAGAGACGGCCGCCCTGGCCGCCGGCCACTGGCTCGGCTCCGGTGACCACCGGGCAGCCCACCGGGCGGCCACGCGGGCGATGGCCTCGGCACTGGATACGCTGGACATGGACGGCCGTATTGTCATTGGGGAAGAACGGCAAATGAACGGCCGTTCCCTTCTCGCCAGCGGCCAAAAAGTCGGCAACGGCGACGGACCAGAAGTAGATTTGGCCGTAGACCCCATAGATGGCACCAACCTGCTCATCAAAGGCCGCCCAGGAGCCATCTCCGTCGTCGGCATCACCCCTCGTGGCACATTATGGTCGCCCGGCCCGGCCGCTTACATGGAAAAGATCATCGTAGGCCAGGAAGCCGCCAGCGCCCTGGTCCGCGAATGCCTGGATGCGCCGGCCGCCTGGACCCTGGCCCTCATTGCCCGCGTCAAAAGCAAAGCCGTGCGCGATCTCACCGTCGTCGTGTTAGACCGGCCGCGCAACGAACCCCTTATCCAAGAAGTTCGCAACACCGGCGCGCACATTTTGCTCAAAGACGAAGGCGACGCCGAAGGGGCGCTGGTCACGTTATCACCAGGCACAGGGGTAGACATTCTGATGGGTATTGGCGGCGCACAGCAAGGCGTGTTGGCCGCCTGCGCCGTCAAGGCGATGAACGGCGGCATGTTGGCCCGCCTGGCGCCCCAAACCGCAGAAGAACGTCACGAAGTGGAAGCGGCCGGCCTGGACGCCAAGAAGATTATGACGTGCAGCGAATTGGTACGCACCGACGAGATCTTTTTCGCCGCCACTGGCATTACCGACAGCGCTCTGCTGCCGGCCATGCGCTTCAGCAGCAATGTGGCCGAAACCTATTCCCTGCTCATCCGCTCAGAAACCGGGACCCGCCGCTTTATTCACGCCGAACATGGAATGCGGGTGAAACCGTGA